One Lachnospiraceae bacterium C1.1 genomic region harbors:
- the cobK gene encoding precorrin-6A reductase: MKKRILMFSGNSEADHLVRRLCEAGADLTVSVATDTGAEVLKEKISRDGSEGRLPFIKSGRMDKDEICEYIKSGKFDFIIDGTHPFAEEASRNIAAAAEECGIEISRLRREKSDDDKGYDDIRYFENFEDCAAFLKKTEGNIFLATGSKTLDIFTSNIDDKKRIYLRVIPTEESIKKAKESGIENSHILAMQGVFSKELNKALMREFNCRILVTKDSGKTGGFEEKIGAARECGMTSLVIRRPDEAGSLTEDEIFNFLKDKYELKKEEKKIERRIVLAGIGMGSRNLISEETQRLLKEADTIIASSSRIINPILFGNERSGRKIYTEYDPLKIADIIEDDARSERTAQGYRSTIAVVFSGDSGFYSGAEKTAAELKKRGMEFEIYPGISSISALSAKSGISWQDAHILSIHGRKADVTAAVREHKKVFLLLNDASELKTIAEELLDAGLIFTKITAGINMGSETEKIISFEASEAGGISEKGICCCFIENKACAGRRLTPGIKDDAFVRGDVPMTKEEIRIMSICRMKLKSDAVVWDIGAGTGSVTIESALLSPDIKVYAIERNPDAIDLINENIRKANLSNVSVIEGEAPEVLEGLEAPDAVFIGGSGGNLRKILKFIMHLEKHIQIVLNCVTIETVGEINATLKALPHEDEDMAMIQVTRSVKAGDHHILKSLNPVYIISFKI, encoded by the coding sequence ATGAAGAAAAGAATACTCATGTTTTCCGGAAATTCGGAGGCAGATCATTTAGTCAGGAGACTTTGTGAGGCAGGAGCAGACCTTACGGTTTCTGTTGCGACTGATACCGGAGCAGAAGTTCTTAAGGAAAAAATATCGCGGGACGGGTCAGAGGGACGACTTCCTTTTATAAAAAGCGGCAGAATGGATAAGGATGAGATCTGCGAATATATAAAGTCAGGAAAATTTGATTTTATTATAGACGGAACACATCCTTTTGCTGAGGAGGCGAGCAGAAATATAGCTGCGGCTGCCGAAGAATGCGGTATAGAAATTTCAAGGCTCAGACGTGAAAAATCTGATGATGATAAGGGTTATGACGATATAAGGTATTTTGAAAATTTTGAGGACTGCGCAGCTTTCTTAAAAAAGACTGAAGGAAATATCTTTCTTGCAACAGGTTCTAAAACCCTGGATATTTTCACTTCTAATATTGATGATAAGAAGAGAATATATTTAAGGGTCATTCCTACGGAAGAGTCCATAAAAAAGGCAAAAGAATCCGGAATTGAAAATTCACATATTCTGGCTATGCAGGGCGTTTTTTCTAAAGAATTAAATAAGGCATTGATGAGAGAATTTAACTGCAGGATACTTGTGACAAAAGACAGTGGGAAAACCGGTGGTTTTGAAGAAAAGATTGGGGCTGCAAGGGAATGCGGAATGACATCTCTTGTGATAAGGAGACCTGATGAAGCGGGGTCACTGACGGAAGATGAGATTTTTAACTTCCTTAAAGATAAATATGAATTAAAAAAAGAAGAAAAAAAGATCGAGCGAAGGATAGTCCTTGCAGGAATAGGGATGGGCAGCAGAAATCTTATCAGTGAAGAGACGCAGAGACTGTTAAAGGAAGCTGATACGATCATTGCATCTTCTTCAAGGATCATAAATCCGATTTTATTTGGAAATGAACGGAGTGGCAGGAAGATTTATACAGAATATGATCCGTTAAAAATTGCAGATATCATTGAGGATGATGCAAGATCAGAAAGAACTGCTCAAGGATACAGATCCACAATAGCAGTAGTATTTTCGGGGGATAGCGGTTTTTACAGCGGAGCAGAGAAAACAGCTGCAGAACTCAAAAAAAGAGGTATGGAATTTGAAATCTATCCCGGAATATCAAGTATATCTGCTCTTTCGGCGAAGAGTGGAATCAGTTGGCAGGATGCTCATATTTTAAGCATTCATGGCAGAAAAGCAGATGTTACGGCAGCGGTAAGAGAACATAAAAAAGTTTTTCTTCTCTTAAACGATGCATCAGAGCTTAAGACAATTGCTGAGGAGCTTCTTGATGCGGGGCTGATCTTCACAAAGATCACGGCGGGTATCAATATGGGCTCCGAAACTGAAAAGATCATAAGCTTTGAGGCATCGGAGGCCGGAGGAATCTCTGAAAAAGGCATATGCTGCTGCTTTATAGAAAACAAAGCCTGTGCAGGCAGGAGACTGACACCGGGTATTAAGGATGATGCTTTTGTCAGGGGAGATGTGCCCATGACAAAGGAAGAGATCCGTATCATGTCAATCTGCAGGATGAAGCTTAAGTCAGATGCTGTGGTATGGGATATCGGAGCCGGAACAGGTTCGGTCACGATAGAATCAGCGCTTTTGAGCCCGGATATAAAGGTCTATGCAATAGAGAGAAATCCGGACGCAATAGATCTCATTAATGAAAATATCAGAAAGGCAAACCTTTCAAATGTTTCGGTGATCGAGGGTGAAGCACCGGAAGTTCTTGAAGGACTTGAAGCACCGGATGCGGTTTTTATAGGCGGAAGCGGCGGAAATTTAAGAAAGATACTGAAATTCATAATGCACTTAGAAAAACACATACAAATCGTGCTAAACTGTGTTACGATTGAAACAGTAGGAGAAATTAACGCCACGCTGAAGGCTCTTCCTCATGAGGATGAGGATATGGCTATGATTCAGGTGACACGTTCTGTGAAAGCAGGTGATCATCATATCTTAAAGAGTCTAAATCCAGTGTATATAATTTCATTTAAAATATAA
- the cobJ gene encoding precorrin-3B C(17)-methyltransferase — protein MNKTIFIIGTGPGKKSLMTGEALNALNISDTIVGYPVYTKLLKKDFPDKKYIETPMGSEIERCRLCFEEAETGRKTAMISSGDAGVYGMASLMYEIGEEYPDTELIVCPGLTAAISGAAVLGAPLSNDFAVVSLSDILTPAEKIEKRLRAAAEGDFTIVLYNPMSRKRPEHLKKACDILLEYIEKDRVCGWVENIGREGEKKEYLTLGELRDASVTMFTTVFIGSSETVMKNGVMLTKRGYERKK, from the coding sequence ATGAATAAAACTATTTTTATCATAGGAACGGGTCCCGGAAAAAAAAGCCTGATGACGGGAGAGGCGCTGAATGCTCTGAATATTTCAGATACTATAGTGGGATACCCTGTTTATACAAAACTTTTAAAAAAGGATTTTCCGGATAAAAAATATATAGAAACGCCGATGGGCTCTGAAATAGAGCGTTGCCGGCTCTGCTTTGAAGAGGCTGAGACTGGCAGGAAAACGGCGATGATATCGAGCGGCGATGCAGGAGTTTATGGGATGGCCTCGCTTATGTATGAGATCGGAGAGGAATATCCGGATACTGAGCTTATTGTCTGTCCCGGTCTTACTGCAGCCATCAGTGGTGCGGCAGTTCTCGGAGCACCGCTTTCAAATGATTTTGCGGTAGTTTCATTAAGTGATATCCTGACTCCGGCTGAAAAAATCGAGAAAAGGCTTAGGGCTGCAGCAGAGGGTGATTTTACTATTGTACTTTATAATCCCATGAGCAGAAAAAGACCTGAACATTTAAAAAAGGCATGTGACATTCTTCTCGAATATATAGAAAAGGATAGGGTCTGCGGCTGGGTCGAAAATATCGGAAGAGAAGGGGAAAAGAAGGAATACCTTACACTCGGAGAGCTTAGGGATGCTTCAGTTACTATGTTTACCACGGTTTTTATAGGCTCTTCCGAAACGGTTATGAAAAATGGTGTGATGCTGACTAAGAGAGGCTATGAGAGGAAAAAATGA